A DNA window from Chryseobacterium sp. MEBOG06 contains the following coding sequences:
- a CDS encoding tetratricopeptide repeat protein produces the protein MKSKKILLAAAVMYFGISEAQQSQYFTQKENYRFNLAENLYQTKIYNASQYEYARQYFYNQNLSRSKKEAAQFFDNVIGVILQKNHAEEGLTAFMKEYPNSAYFAQANLPLADYYLAKKDFDKALETLKKVNQYQLSKEENTQYILKLGYAKFMTGDSKGATDALEEAYKSADHSQKGDIAYMLGHLYYSNRQNDKAFQYFDSIKNQDKFSKLVRPYYVQMYYNDKNYDKAISEGNALLSENISDSYKAEVHKIIGESYFMKNDYTSAYPHLKDYLSVQQNPSENDLYEMGFVAAQLKKYDEAVSYYNQLLNSNSALSQNAYYQLGNAYLAVDKKQEALSAFRSSYQMDYDAKVKKLAHEQYAKLSYDIGNPFESPSAVIQSYINENQNAANGSEMRSLLVKSYLYSGNYKETLNAIDRLQSSTPDINKVDQEVSYLLGTEEFNKGNYDEAEKYFLRSLGFNINKEFNSRALYWLAQVYYQKGNYPSAIVRYEKLLNENFPEKQQLPYDLGYAYFKSKKFDQAATYFKQYLANPKPEFKNDAELRLADIHYANNDLNEAIAIYDKNADATDYTLYQKAMALGFKGDTQAKITNLKGLLSKYPDSEYYDDAQYEIGTAYAAQDDFANSNDYFGKVIKTSSDKDLIANASIYRAQNYIDQNQNDKALSELKSLGDQYKNTAYAQKIVQAAKPLFTKNGDVAGYENFARNIGVNVDASEIDEINLSTGKQYFAKKDYKNAISYYEKYLTQNPTGEGLYQAKYELGESYYQTNNSTKALLVLQEVAGVQNDYQDDAQTRLAQIFVAQGNTAEAKKYLEGIRNSSDIGIKNYANVELMKLYADEKNFSEAEKLANAVIANSKNSAAVIETAKVIKARSLMNSGKDKDAQAAYTSLEKSSNTSVAAEAFYAKAYYQNKGKAFKSSNETIFKLANNYSSEEYWGAKALVLMAKNYIGLKDNYQASYTCDQIIANYKDFPEIVAEAKEVKKQIKK, from the coding sequence ATGAAATCAAAAAAAATACTTTTAGCGGCTGCTGTGATGTATTTCGGAATCTCCGAAGCTCAGCAGTCCCAATATTTTACACAGAAAGAAAATTACAGATTCAATCTAGCTGAAAATCTTTACCAGACCAAGATATACAACGCCTCCCAATACGAATACGCAAGACAATATTTCTACAATCAGAATTTGTCGCGTTCGAAAAAGGAGGCGGCGCAGTTTTTTGATAATGTGATTGGTGTTATCCTTCAGAAGAATCATGCTGAAGAAGGGTTAACGGCCTTCATGAAAGAATATCCGAATTCTGCTTATTTTGCTCAGGCCAACTTGCCTTTGGCAGATTATTATCTTGCTAAAAAAGATTTTGACAAAGCATTGGAAACTTTGAAAAAAGTAAATCAGTATCAGCTTTCAAAAGAAGAGAATACCCAGTATATCCTGAAGCTTGGTTATGCCAAGTTCATGACCGGAGATTCTAAAGGAGCTACTGATGCTTTGGAAGAAGCTTATAAATCGGCTGACCATTCTCAGAAAGGGGATATTGCCTATATGCTGGGTCACCTTTATTACAGCAACAGACAGAATGATAAAGCTTTTCAGTATTTTGATTCTATAAAAAATCAGGATAAATTCTCAAAACTGGTTCGTCCTTATTATGTACAGATGTATTATAATGATAAGAACTATGACAAGGCTATTTCTGAAGGAAATGCTTTACTGAGCGAGAATATTTCAGATTCTTACAAAGCAGAGGTTCATAAGATCATCGGAGAAAGTTATTTCATGAAAAATGATTATACTTCTGCCTATCCCCATTTGAAAGATTATCTTAGTGTCCAGCAGAACCCGTCTGAAAATGATTTGTATGAAATGGGATTCGTTGCTGCTCAGTTGAAAAAATATGATGAGGCGGTTTCTTATTACAACCAGCTTCTGAACAGTAACTCTGCATTATCACAGAATGCCTATTACCAATTGGGAAATGCTTATCTGGCAGTAGATAAAAAACAGGAGGCACTTTCAGCATTCCGTTCCTCTTATCAGATGGATTATGATGCTAAAGTGAAAAAACTGGCACATGAGCAGTATGCAAAGTTAAGCTATGATATCGGTAACCCGTTTGAGAGCCCTTCTGCGGTTATTCAAAGTTACATCAATGAAAATCAGAATGCAGCCAATGGTTCAGAAATGAGATCACTATTGGTAAAATCATATCTGTATTCCGGTAACTATAAAGAAACACTGAATGCTATTGACAGGCTGCAGAGTTCTACTCCTGATATCAATAAGGTAGATCAGGAAGTTTCTTACTTATTGGGTACAGAAGAATTTAACAAAGGAAATTATGATGAAGCTGAGAAATATTTCTTAAGAAGTCTTGGTTTCAATATCAATAAAGAATTTAACAGCAGAGCTTTATATTGGCTAGCACAGGTTTATTATCAGAAAGGGAACTATCCGTCTGCGATTGTACGTTATGAAAAACTTCTTAACGAGAATTTTCCTGAAAAGCAGCAGCTACCTTACGACTTAGGGTATGCTTACTTTAAATCTAAAAAATTCGATCAGGCAGCAACTTACTTCAAACAGTATCTGGCAAACCCGAAACCGGAATTTAAAAATGATGCGGAACTTCGTCTGGCAGATATTCATTATGCGAATAATGACCTGAATGAGGCAATAGCCATCTATGATAAAAATGCAGATGCAACAGACTATACGCTTTATCAGAAAGCAATGGCTTTAGGCTTCAAAGGAGATACACAGGCGAAGATCACTAATCTTAAAGGACTTCTTTCCAAATATCCGGACTCTGAATATTATGATGATGCACAATATGAAATAGGGACAGCCTATGCAGCTCAGGATGATTTTGCAAATTCAAATGATTATTTCGGAAAAGTGATCAAAACATCTTCAGATAAAGATCTGATTGCAAATGCATCTATCTACAGAGCGCAGAATTACATTGACCAGAACCAGAATGATAAAGCACTTTCTGAACTGAAATCTCTGGGAGATCAGTATAAAAATACTGCATATGCTCAAAAAATCGTACAGGCTGCTAAACCGCTCTTCACGAAAAACGGAGATGTTGCAGGATATGAAAATTTTGCCAGAAATATCGGGGTGAATGTTGACGCTTCAGAAATCGATGAGATCAACCTGTCTACCGGTAAGCAGTATTTTGCAAAGAAAGACTATAAAAATGCAATTTCTTACTATGAGAAATATCTGACGCAGAATCCTACCGGAGAAGGTCTTTATCAGGCTAAATATGAACTGGGAGAAAGTTATTATCAAACCAATAATTCAACTAAAGCATTGCTTGTTTTACAAGAAGTAGCAGGCGTTCAGAATGACTATCAGGATGATGCCCAAACCCGTTTGGCGCAGATTTTTGTTGCACAGGGAAATACTGCTGAAGCCAAGAAATATCTTGAAGGGATCAGAAACTCTTCAGATATTGGTATTAAAAACTACGCCAATGTTGAGCTGATGAAGCTGTATGCAGATGAAAAGAACTTCTCGGAAGCTGAAAAGCTGGCCAATGCGGTAATTGCCAATTCTAAAAACTCAGCAGCAGTTATTGAAACAGCAAAAGTGATCAAGGCAAGAAGTCTTATGAATTCAGGGAAAGATAAAGATGCGCAGGCTGCCTATACTTCTCTTGAAAAGTCTTCCAATACTTCGGTAGCTGCAGAAGCATTCTATGCAAAAGCTTACTATCAGAACAAAGGAAAGGCATTCAAGTCTTCCAATGAGACAATCTTTAAGCTGGCAAATAATTATTCATCAGAAGAATATTGGGGAGCAAAAGCCCTGGTGCTGATGGCTAAAAACTACATTGGTCTGAAAGATAATTATCAGGCAAGTTATACCTGTGATCAGATCATTGCCAACTATAAGGACTTCCCGGAAATTGTTGCAGAAGCTAAAGAAGTTAAAAAGCAGATCAAGAAATAA